The following are encoded together in the Thunnus albacares chromosome 7, fThuAlb1.1, whole genome shotgun sequence genome:
- the poc1b gene encoding POC1 centriolar protein homolog B isoform X2 — MPIMASVMEDPTLERHFKGHKDAVTCADFNPNCKQLASGSVDKSLMIWNLAPKARAFRFVGHQDIITAVQFSPFGNLVATSSKDRTVRLWTPSIKGESTVFRAHTAAIRSVAFSHDGQKLVTGSDDKSVKVWSVHRQCFVYSLNQHTNWVRCARFSPDGRLIASCGDDRSVRLWDTSTKHCINCFTDYGGSATFVDFNSSGTCIASSGADSSLKIWDLRTNKLIQHYQVHSAGINSFSFHPSNNYLISGSSDRTVKILDLLEGRLIYTLHGHKGAVLTVAFSRAGDFFASGGADSQVLMWRTNFDTKSYQNVLQQNCRRSTPDPPPHLSDIHPRVPHLHHPQPTAIHISPKVADTLSTDPHVIELGETIHNTTDIGSGMW, encoded by the exons ATGCCCATAATGGCGTCTGTAATG GAGGATCCCACCCTCGAGAGACACTTCAAGGGTCATAAAGATGCTGTCACCTGTGCAGACTTTAATCCAAACTGCAAACAACTGG CCTCGGGGTCAGTGGATAAGAGCCTGATGATCTGGAATCTGGCTCCCAAGGCGAGGGCGTTCCGATTCGTCGGCCATCAAGACATCATCACTGCGGTGCAGTTCTCACCCTTTGGTAACCTGGTGGCAACTTCCTCCAAGGACAGGACGGTCCGACTGTGGACACCTTCCAT AAAAGGAGAGTCAACTGTGTTCAGAGCACACACGGCTGCCATACGCAGCGTTGCTTTCTCCCATGACGGCCAGAAATTGGTGACAGGTTCTGATGACAAGTCAGTCAAAGTGTGGAGCGTTCACCGGCAGTGCTTCGTCTACTCTCTCAACCAGCACACTAACTGGGTGCGCTGTGCCAG GTTTTCTCCAGATGGGCGTCTCATAGCCTCCTGCGGGGACGATCGTTCTGTGCGGCTGTGGGACACATCCACCAAACACTGTATCAACTGTTTCACTGACTATGGAGG ATCAGCAACGTTTGTTGATTTCAACTCAAGCGGCACCTGTATTGCGTCCTCAGGAGCTGACAGTTCACTGAAAATTTGGGATCTACGGACCAACAAGCTGATTCAGCATTATCAAG TCCACAGCGCAGGAATCAATAGCTTTTCCTTCCACCCGTCCAACAACTACCTGATCAGTGGCTCCAGTGACAGAACTGTTAAGATCCTGGACCTGTTGGAGGGACGACTCATTTATACCCTCCATGGACACAAG ggtGCTGTACTCACAGTAGCATTTTCCAGGGCTGGAGATTTCTTTGCCTCTGGAGGAGCTGATAGTCAG GTGCTGATGTGGAGAACAAACTTTGACACCAAATCCTACCAGAACGTCCTGCAGCAAAACTGTCGGAGGTCCACCCCTGACCCTCCACCTCACCTGAGCGACATCCACCCCCGAGTGCCCCACCTTCACCACCCACAGCCCACAGCCATTCAT atCAGTCCAAAGGTGGCAGACACTCTGTCCACTGACCCGCATGTTATAGAGTTAGGCGAAACTATTCACAACACCACG GATATTGGTTCTGGTATGTGGTGA
- the cep41 gene encoding centrosomal protein of 41 kDa, protein MSLHRSIGSVEYMKKRIPQNAKYQHVKTRLDTGYSLTKYMEKLEEIKKYYRYRKDEIFKRLKVTTFAQLLLQVASVSDLNDSENYGESLVPEDGLSVMSDADLESLSDHTSGSPQASDRQDASGCYTARSTLLSVISGVGELNLDRNNQKTADMSVSSPALADRPYPDCPYLLLDVRDRDQYDRCHIISAHSFPIAMLSRTMNPYTKEVLEYKNAAGKIIIVYDEDERIASQAATTMCERGFENLFMLSGGLKLIAQKFPEGMTTGSIPTSCLSSPTSTKEKKFSVQQQQPSQAAEKRWRFTSDELAKIQEQLDEMLIPSNPNSRMSSRMSSSSTQSKTSSARSRQSSSTSGRDSSRVQSSRPWK, encoded by the exons atgtcGCTTCATCGGAGTATCGGCAGTGTGGAG TACATGAAAAAAAGGATCCCGCAAAACGCCAAGTATCAACATGTCAAAACAAGGCTGGACACAG GATACAGCCTTACGAAGTATATGGAAAAACTGGAGGAGATTAAAAAAT atTACAGGTATCGAAAAGATGAAATCTTCAAACGACTAAAGGTGACAACGTTTGCGCAATTG CTACTTCAGGTAGCCTCCGTATCAGACCTGAATGACAGTGAGAATTATGGCGAATCACTTGTCCCAGAAG ACGGCCTGTCAGTGATGTCTGACGCTGACCTGGAGAGTCTGTCTGATCACACCAGCGGCTCCCCGCAGGCGTCAGACCGTCAGGATGCCAGTGGATGCTACACCGCCCGGTCAACACTGTTAAG TGTTATCAGCGGCGTGGGGGAGCTGAACCTCGACAGGAACAATCAGAAGACGGCGGATATGTCGGTGTCCAGCCCAGCGTTGGCTGACAGGCCCTACCCCGACTGCCCCTACCTGCTGCTGGACGTACGGGACCGCGACCAGTACGACCGCTGCCACATCATCAGCG CGCACAGTTTCCCCATCGCCATGCTGTCTCGAACAATGAACCCATACACCAAGGAAGTGCTGGAATAC AAAAACGCAGCAGGTAAGATCATCATCGTGTATGATGAGGATGAGAGGATAGCCAGCCAGGCGGCCACCACCATGTGCGAACGAGGCTTTGAAAATCTCTTCATGCTGTCTGGAG GTCTCAAGCTAATCGCTCAGAAATTTCCAGAAGGAATGACGACAGGCTCCATCCCGACCTCGTGCCTGTCATCTCCTACATCAACGAAGGAGAAGAAGttctctgtgcagcagcagcagccatcGCAGGCAGCGGAGAAAAGATGGCGGTTCACATCAGACGAGCTGGCCAAGATCCAGGAGCAGCTGGATGAGATGCTCATCCCCAGCAACCCCAACA GCCGCATGTCCAGCCGGATGTCGAGCAGCAGCACCCAGTCTAAAACGTCCAGCGCCCGCAGTCGACAGAGTTCCTCGACATCCGGgagagacagcagcagggtTCAGAGCAGTAGACCCTGGAAATAA